A genomic window from Mycobacteriales bacterium includes:
- a CDS encoding DUF1003 domain-containing protein has product MPSYDPESFGKVAETFARFLGTARFLVYMTGFIIIWLGWNTWGPSRYQFDPKSLNYTLLTLLLSLQASYAAPLILLAQNRQADRDRVSLEEDRARNERSIADTEYLTREVAALRVALGEVATRDFLRSELQRLLEELDGDRRPLDESTARGEVLPASDNGRERPSPS; this is encoded by the coding sequence ATGCCGTCCTACGACCCGGAGTCGTTCGGCAAGGTCGCGGAGACGTTCGCGCGGTTCCTGGGCACCGCGCGGTTCCTCGTCTACATGACCGGCTTCATCATCATCTGGCTCGGCTGGAACACCTGGGGTCCGAGCCGCTACCAGTTCGACCCGAAGTCGCTCAACTACACGCTGCTGACCCTGCTGCTGTCGTTGCAGGCGTCCTACGCCGCCCCGCTGATCCTGCTCGCGCAGAACCGCCAGGCCGACCGCGACCGGGTGTCGCTGGAGGAGGACCGGGCCCGCAACGAGCGCAGCATCGCCGACACCGAGTACCTCACCCGTGAGGTGGCCGCGCTGCGGGTGGCGCTCGGCGAGGTGGCCACCCGTGACTTCCTGCGCAGCGAGCTGCAGCGCCTGCTCGAGGAGCTCGACGGCGACCGCAGGCCGCTCGACGAGTCCACCGCACGCGGCGAGGTCCTCCCGGCTAGTGACAATGGGCGGGAGCGACCTAGTCCGTCCTGA
- a CDS encoding DUF929 family protein codes for MSSSTPRAGKKPDRATKAKIAEQRARQRRADRRRRILTVVGSVIGVAAIVGALVAIKVTHNGSSGSSTAVAVSPAPAAVVDKVTGVPTAVLSSVGAGAVKSLPQPIQGDKLTKDGKPEVLYVGAEYCPFCGGERWALINALSRFGTFDNLKITQSAKNDSPSDIHTFSFRDAKYTSDYVAFTGVETQTSDTAAGPPAPLHKLTKAQQALYTKYNTGGGIPFLDFANQYASSGASFDVSGLQGMTWQQIADQLDQPNSDVAKGIVGAANALTATICKITDNNPGDVCNTPTITALQKQLSTKK; via the coding sequence GTGAGCAGCAGTACGCCGCGCGCCGGCAAGAAGCCCGATCGCGCGACGAAGGCCAAGATCGCCGAGCAGCGGGCCAGGCAGCGCCGGGCCGACCGGCGCCGCCGCATCCTCACGGTCGTCGGCAGCGTCATCGGCGTCGCCGCGATCGTCGGCGCGCTCGTCGCGATCAAGGTCACGCACAACGGCAGCAGTGGCTCGAGCACCGCGGTCGCGGTCAGCCCGGCCCCGGCCGCCGTGGTCGACAAGGTGACCGGCGTGCCCACGGCCGTGCTGAGCAGCGTCGGCGCCGGCGCCGTCAAGTCGCTGCCGCAGCCGATCCAGGGCGACAAGCTGACCAAGGACGGCAAGCCCGAGGTCCTCTACGTCGGGGCGGAGTACTGCCCGTTCTGCGGCGGCGAGCGGTGGGCCTTGATCAACGCGCTGTCACGCTTCGGCACGTTCGACAACCTGAAGATCACCCAGTCGGCGAAGAACGACAGCCCCTCCGACATCCACACGTTCTCGTTCCGCGACGCGAAGTACACCAGCGACTACGTGGCCTTCACCGGCGTGGAGACCCAGACGAGCGACACCGCGGCCGGCCCGCCTGCCCCGCTGCACAAGCTCACGAAGGCGCAGCAGGCGCTCTACACGAAGTACAACACCGGCGGCGGCATCCCGTTCCTCGACTTCGCCAACCAGTACGCCTCCAGCGGCGCGTCGTTCGACGTGTCGGGGCTGCAGGGGATGACGTGGCAGCAGATCGCCGACCAGCTCGACCAGCCCAACTCCGACGTGGCCAAGGGCATCGTCGGGGCGGCCAACGCGCTGACCGCGACGATCTGCAAGATCACTGACAACAACCCGGGCGACGTCTGCAACACCCCGACGATCACCGCCCTGCAGAAGCAGCTCAGCACCAAGAAGTGA
- a CDS encoding glucose 1-dehydrogenase yields the protein MGILERFRLEGKVAVVTGASSGLGVAFAQALAEAGADVALGARRVERLEETKRLVEAAGRRAITVATDVSKPDDCTRLVQQAVEQLGGVDILVNNAGIGTAAPATRETPEQFRDVVDVNLNGAYWMCQAFGRAAGNGGSIVNIGSVLGSTTAGLPQAAYSATKAALIGLTRDLAVQWTGRKGIRVNCLAPGFFPSEMTAQYVPGYLESVLPRIATGRMGELEECAAAVVFLASDAASYITGTVLTVDGGVLAT from the coding sequence ATGGGCATCCTGGAACGGTTCCGCCTCGAGGGGAAGGTCGCCGTCGTGACCGGCGCGTCGTCGGGGCTCGGTGTGGCGTTCGCGCAGGCGCTGGCGGAGGCGGGCGCCGACGTGGCGCTGGGTGCCCGCCGGGTCGAGCGGCTCGAGGAGACCAAGCGCCTCGTCGAGGCGGCCGGCCGGCGCGCGATCACCGTGGCGACCGACGTCAGCAAGCCCGACGACTGCACCCGGCTGGTCCAGCAGGCGGTCGAGCAGCTCGGCGGCGTCGACATCCTCGTCAACAACGCCGGGATCGGTACTGCGGCGCCGGCCACCCGCGAGACGCCCGAGCAGTTCCGCGACGTCGTCGACGTCAACCTCAACGGCGCCTACTGGATGTGCCAGGCCTTCGGCCGCGCGGCCGGGAACGGCGGGTCGATCGTCAACATCGGCAGCGTGCTCGGCAGCACGACCGCGGGGCTGCCGCAGGCCGCCTACTCCGCCACCAAGGCCGCGCTGATCGGGCTGACCCGCGACCTTGCCGTGCAGTGGACCGGCCGCAAGGGCATCCGGGTCAACTGCCTCGCGCCCGGCTTCTTCCCGTCGGAGATGACCGCGCAGTACGTCCCCGGCTACCTCGAGTCGGTGCTGCCGCGCATCGCGACGGGGCGCATGGGCGAGCTCGAGGAGTGCGCCGCCGCGGTGGTCTTCCTCGCAAGCGACGCGGCGTCGTACATCACCGGCACCGTCCTCACCGTCGACGGCGGCGTCCTCGCCACGTAA
- a CDS encoding CBS domain-containing protein, translating to MVTGAPTRVFLARLADLTVLGPDGDQVGRVRDAVVALRIGRQPPRVLGLVVEVQPRRRVFVPMGRITTMDASAVIITGSINLRRFEKRPGETLALAELLDRKVDMVEDGTSVTVVDVAMEQARTRDWLVTKVAVRRSTGLRRRGQLMTVDWDAVTGFSLAEDDQGAANLLAAFAQLRPADLASMLHELSPKRRAEVAAALDVDRLAHVLEEMPEDDQVEILEKLPDERVSDVLEAMAPDDAADLLAELPESERERLLQLMEPDEAEPVRRLLTYSDDSAGGLMTTEPVVLTPDATVAEALARVRDPDLTPALASQVYVCRPPTETPTGKYLGIAHIQRLLRELPGSLVAGVIDSDIDPLRPECPLSEVTSYLATYNLVAVPVVDEDDHLLGAVTVDDVLDHLLPANWRDVPGKTGGVARGA from the coding sequence ATGGTCACCGGCGCTCCGACCAGGGTCTTCCTGGCCCGGTTGGCCGACCTGACCGTCCTCGGCCCGGACGGCGACCAGGTCGGCCGGGTCCGCGACGCCGTGGTCGCGCTGCGCATCGGCCGGCAGCCCCCGCGGGTGCTCGGGCTGGTCGTCGAGGTCCAGCCCCGCCGGCGGGTGTTCGTGCCGATGGGCCGCATCACGACGATGGACGCCAGCGCGGTCATCATCACCGGGTCGATCAACCTGCGCCGGTTCGAGAAGCGCCCCGGCGAGACCCTCGCGCTCGCCGAGCTGCTCGACCGCAAGGTCGACATGGTCGAGGACGGCACCTCGGTGACCGTCGTCGACGTGGCCATGGAGCAGGCCCGCACCCGCGACTGGCTGGTCACGAAGGTCGCCGTACGCCGCTCCACCGGGCTGCGCCGGCGCGGACAGCTGATGACCGTCGACTGGGACGCCGTGACCGGCTTCTCGCTGGCCGAGGACGACCAGGGAGCGGCCAACCTGCTCGCGGCGTTCGCGCAGCTGCGCCCGGCCGACCTGGCGAGCATGCTGCACGAGCTGTCGCCCAAGCGGCGGGCCGAGGTGGCCGCGGCGCTCGACGTCGACCGGCTCGCGCACGTGCTCGAGGAGATGCCCGAGGACGACCAGGTCGAGATCCTCGAGAAGCTGCCCGACGAGCGGGTCAGCGACGTGCTCGAGGCGATGGCGCCCGACGACGCGGCCGACCTGCTGGCCGAGCTGCCCGAGTCGGAGCGCGAGCGGCTGCTGCAGCTCATGGAGCCCGACGAGGCCGAGCCGGTCCGCCGGCTGCTGACCTACTCCGACGACAGCGCCGGCGGCCTCATGACCACCGAGCCGGTCGTCCTCACGCCCGACGCGACCGTCGCCGAGGCGCTCGCCCGGGTGCGCGACCCCGACCTGACCCCCGCGCTGGCCAGCCAGGTCTACGTCTGCCGCCCGCCGACGGAGACACCGACCGGCAAGTACCTCGGCATCGCGCACATCCAGCGGCTGCTGCGCGAGCTGCCCGGGTCGCTGGTCGCCGGCGTGATCGACAGCGACATCGACCCGCTGCGCCCCGAGTGCCCGCTCTCGGAGGTCACCAGCTACCTGGCGACCTACAACCTCGTCGCCGTGCCCGTCGTCGACGAGGACGACCACCTCCTCGGCGCGGTCACCGTCGACGATGTGCTCGACCACCTGCTGCCCGCCAACTGGCGGGACGTCCCCGGCAAGACCGGGGGGGTCGCTCGTGGCGCGTGA
- a CDS encoding vitamin K epoxide reductase family protein: MAAIGTPGRTATAVADDGWRPPRWAWPVTLLLALVGLGISAYLTDAHYNSSVVLACPDTGVVNCAKVTSSGESMIFGVIPVAVTGLGYYLVVTVAMLPQLWRNTSPLVRWGRLGLMVAGMGMVIYLVFAELFLIDAICLYCTAVHAITFLLLATVAIATVWTPLDDVDDDEDHDEELAEAGPA, from the coding sequence GTGGCCGCGATCGGGACACCGGGGCGCACGGCGACCGCCGTCGCCGACGACGGCTGGCGGCCACCCCGGTGGGCCTGGCCGGTCACGCTGCTGCTCGCGCTGGTCGGCCTCGGGATCTCCGCCTACCTGACCGACGCGCACTACAACTCGTCGGTCGTGCTCGCCTGCCCCGACACCGGCGTCGTCAACTGCGCCAAGGTCACCAGCAGCGGCGAGTCGATGATCTTCGGGGTGATCCCGGTCGCGGTCACCGGCCTCGGCTACTACCTCGTCGTGACGGTCGCGATGCTGCCCCAGCTGTGGCGCAACACGTCGCCGCTGGTCCGCTGGGGCCGGCTCGGTCTGATGGTCGCCGGCATGGGCATGGTCATCTACCTCGTCTTCGCCGAGCTGTTCCTCATCGACGCGATCTGCCTCTACTGCACGGCCGTGCACGCCATCACGTTCCTGCTGCTCGCCACCGTCGCGATCGCGACCGTGTGGACGCCGCTCGACGACGTCGATGACGACGAGGACCACGACGAGGAGCTCGCGGAGGCCGGGCCGGCCTAG